The proteins below are encoded in one region of Sulfitobacter sp. SK012:
- the pobA gene encoding 4-hydroxybenzoate 3-monooxygenase, which yields MKTQVAIIGGGPSGLLLSQLLHVRGIDSIVLERKTKDYVLGRIRAGVLERGLVGLMEEAGCADRMHAEGFPHDGTLVSYGDEMFRVDFTKHAGEHVMIYGQTEVTRDLYDAREKANGLIEFNVENVVIHDADSDSPHLTYNVDGDARRIDCDFVAGCDGFHGVSRQTIPLDVRKEYEKLYPFGWLGILSETPPVNHELIYANSERGFALCSMRNDKLSRYYIQCSLSDSPDDWTDEAFWAELKRRLPKEQADSLVTGPSIEKSIAPLRSFVTEPMRWGRLFLCGDAAHIVPPTGAKGLNTAASDVHYLYNGLRDYYENGSEAGIDGYSEKALARVWKAERFSWWFSSLMHRYPDQSEFDIKMQVAELEFLRSSDAAQKAMAENYVGLPY from the coding sequence ATGAAAACACAGGTCGCTATCATCGGCGGCGGTCCATCGGGCCTTTTGCTTTCGCAACTTTTGCATGTGCGCGGTATCGACAGCATCGTTTTGGAGCGCAAGACTAAGGACTATGTGCTTGGCCGTATTCGCGCCGGTGTGTTGGAGCGTGGCCTGGTCGGCCTGATGGAAGAAGCGGGGTGTGCAGATCGGATGCATGCCGAAGGTTTTCCCCACGACGGCACGCTTGTGTCCTACGGAGACGAGATGTTTCGCGTCGATTTCACCAAGCACGCTGGCGAACATGTGATGATCTACGGCCAGACCGAAGTGACACGGGATTTGTACGACGCGCGTGAAAAAGCGAACGGCCTGATTGAATTCAATGTCGAGAACGTTGTGATCCATGACGCGGATAGCGATAGCCCGCACTTAACCTACAATGTTGATGGTGATGCACGGCGCATCGATTGTGACTTTGTTGCGGGCTGTGACGGGTTCCATGGGGTCAGCCGTCAAACGATCCCTCTGGATGTGCGAAAGGAATACGAGAAGCTCTATCCGTTTGGTTGGCTGGGCATTCTGAGCGAAACGCCACCCGTGAATCATGAGCTGATTTATGCGAATTCTGAACGTGGGTTTGCCTTGTGCTCTATGCGCAATGACAAGCTGAGCCGCTATTATATCCAATGCTCGTTGAGTGACAGTCCTGACGACTGGACCGATGAGGCGTTCTGGGCAGAGCTTAAACGGCGCCTCCCGAAAGAGCAGGCGGATAGCTTGGTAACAGGGCCCTCGATTGAGAAATCCATCGCACCCCTGCGGTCATTTGTGACCGAACCGATGCGCTGGGGTCGCTTATTTTTGTGCGGTGATGCTGCCCATATTGTACCGCCTACGGGTGCCAAAGGCCTCAACACTGCGGCGTCAGATGTGCACTACCTCTACAATGGGTTGCGCGATTATTATGAAAATGGGTCTGAGGCCGGGATCGATGGGTACTCCGAAAAGGCGCTCGCCCGTGTCTGGAAGGCCGAGCGGTTTTCCTGGTGGTTTTCATCGTTGATGCACCGCTACCCGGATCAATCTGAATTCGATATCAAGATGCAGGTTGCGGAGCTGGAATTCCTGCGCTCCAGTGACGCGGCACAAAAAGCGATGGCAGAGAACTATGTTGGTCTGCCCTATTGA
- the pcaG gene encoding protocatechuate 3,4-dioxygenase subunit alpha, producing MTQKLNAFYESPSQTAGPYVHIGCTPNFAGIDIYGSDLGATMKTGPVKGQEITIRGTVFDGMNAALKDAMIEIWQADANGLHNAASEVCGAADANFTGWGRSPGDMDTGEFVFETIKPGRVPFPDGRLQAPHVTFWVVARGINIGLHTRMYFADEADANAKDPILTRIEHQNRIPTLLAQAEGGGTYRFDIRLQGAGETIFFDI from the coding sequence ATGACACAGAAACTCAACGCTTTTTACGAATCCCCATCACAAACTGCCGGGCCATACGTGCATATCGGATGCACGCCGAATTTCGCTGGCATTGATATCTATGGCAGCGACCTGGGGGCCACGATGAAAACTGGCCCGGTCAAAGGCCAAGAGATTACCATCCGCGGCACCGTGTTTGACGGCATGAATGCCGCCTTAAAGGACGCAATGATTGAAATATGGCAGGCCGATGCAAATGGCCTGCACAACGCTGCCTCAGAGGTGTGCGGGGCTGCCGATGCGAATTTTACCGGCTGGGGGAGGTCCCCGGGCGACATGGACACGGGTGAGTTTGTTTTCGAGACGATAAAGCCAGGACGTGTGCCGTTCCCTGACGGCCGATTGCAGGCACCGCATGTTACGTTCTGGGTCGTTGCGCGGGGCATCAACATCGGTCTACATACCCGTATGTATTTCGCTGATGAAGCCGACGCGAATGCCAAAGACCCAATCTTGACCCGGATTGAACATCAAAACCGTATTCCAACCTTGCTTGCGCAGGCGGAAGGGGGCGGAACCTACCGTTTCGATATCCGCCTTCAAGGTGCAGGTGAAACCATCTTTTTTGACATATGA
- the pcaC gene encoding 4-carboxymuconolactone decarboxylase: protein MSDRFDAGMKVRREVLGDAHVDRVEATKMPFDAPFQTMITEGAWGTLWADDTISRRDRSLLTLSLLAAMGNFDEIPMHIRACRNTGAKPEEVLQAFMHVAVYAGVPKANHAIRLAKETYREMGVEI, encoded by the coding sequence ATGTCTGATCGATTTGATGCCGGAATGAAGGTGCGCCGTGAGGTGCTTGGGGATGCGCATGTTGACCGTGTCGAAGCGACGAAGATGCCATTTGACGCGCCATTCCAGACGATGATTACGGAGGGGGCTTGGGGCACGCTTTGGGCGGATGATACGATCTCAAGGCGCGATCGTTCCTTGCTGACGCTTTCGCTGTTGGCAGCAATGGGTAATTTCGACGAGATCCCGATGCACATACGAGCCTGTCGGAATACCGGTGCCAAACCCGAAGAGGTGCTGCAGGCATTTATGCATGTGGCTGTCTATGCCGGTGTGCCAAAGGCCAATCACGCGATTAGACTTGCGAAGGAGACCTACCGGGAAATGGGGGTGGAGATATGA
- the pcaH gene encoding protocatechuate 3,4-dioxygenase subunit beta: MSKAPTMGGFVPRDRDRHPAALTPPYKTSVKRSPQAALLSFPTTLSEETGPVFGHEMLGALDSDLIHNFAKSGECAIGPRIIVHGRVMDEMGRPVPGALLEFWQANAGGRYRHRKESYLAPLDPNFGGCGRTITAEDGSYEFRTIQPGPYPWPNGMNDWRPAHIHFSVFGHGFAQRLITQMYFEGDPHIWLCPIVDTISTREAVESLIAPLDMNRTVPMDSRAYKFDITLRGRRQTFFENRLEGL; this comes from the coding sequence ATGAGCAAAGCACCAACTATGGGCGGTTTTGTTCCGCGCGACCGGGATCGGCATCCAGCCGCCCTGACGCCACCTTACAAGACCTCCGTGAAGCGCAGCCCGCAGGCGGCACTATTGTCGTTCCCGACCACGTTGTCAGAAGAAACCGGCCCAGTCTTTGGCCACGAGATGTTAGGGGCGCTCGACAGTGATCTGATCCATAACTTCGCCAAATCGGGCGAATGCGCAATTGGCCCTCGGATCATTGTACATGGCCGGGTCATGGATGAGATGGGCCGCCCGGTGCCCGGCGCTCTGCTGGAGTTTTGGCAGGCGAATGCAGGTGGACGTTATCGCCACAGAAAGGAAAGCTATCTTGCCCCGCTTGATCCCAATTTTGGGGGCTGTGGGCGAACGATCACCGCTGAAGACGGTTCTTACGAGTTCCGCACAATCCAACCCGGTCCTTATCCTTGGCCCAACGGGATGAACGATTGGCGCCCGGCTCACATCCATTTTAGTGTCTTTGGTCATGGCTTTGCCCAGCGGTTGATTACTCAGATGTATTTTGAGGGCGATCCGCACATTTGGCTGTGCCCGATCGTGGATACGATTTCGACGCGCGAGGCAGTAGAGTCGCTGATTGCGCCGCTGGATATGAACAGAACTGTTCCGATGGACAGTCGCGCCTACAAATTTGACATCACGCTGCGTGGGCGGCGTCAGACCTTCTTTGAAAACCGGCTTGAGGGGCTTTGA